The Arachis hypogaea cultivar Tifrunner chromosome 19, arahy.Tifrunner.gnm2.J5K5, whole genome shotgun sequence genome has a window encoding:
- the LOC112779546 gene encoding ubiquitin-like-specific protease 1D → MFVGSGLAGFVLCEGTYSDLTFLIYNYISNQAYPRCRNLRLPLRNLPSPRKTLPQQLEQSDRATFFVKFRRWWKGVNIFQKAYVLIPVHEDLHWSLIIICIPDKGDESGPIILHLDSLSLHSSRSLFDNIKRLG, encoded by the exons ATGTTTGTGGGTTCTGGACTTGCTGGATTCGTTCTTT GTGAAGGAACGTATTCGGATCTGACCTTCTTAATATATAACTACATCTCAAACCAAGCATATCCTCGCTGCCGCAACCTCCGCCTGCCGCTGCGCAACCTGCCGTCGCCGCGCAAGACGCTGCCTCAACAATTAGAG CAAAGTGACAGAGCAACATTCTTTGTCAAATTCAGAAGGTGGTGGAAGGGAGTAAATATATTTCAGAAGGCCTATGTTTTGATTCCAGTACACGAGGA TCTTCATTGGAGCTTGATCATTATTTGTATCCCGGATAAAGGTGATGAATCAGGGCCAATCATACTTCATCTGGATTCTTTGAGTCTTCACTCTAGCAGATCACTATTTGATAACATCAAAAGGTTAGGATGA
- the LOC112778339 gene encoding uncharacterized protein produces MAIRLPFWMMSSTLSIYHPWRKKIPKKASEILRKKGMGGKLVFRRQFAGGVTFLSFVSKRKVQSSARAFALLLPINVARSLVFPFHDSSLSDLLLASWSFSNPFHSRDCSFSSVSCLFSDRRHRNTLPPPPLHSGPPLHCFLSPLCSSSSPATLISILLPPPLPLPLTPLSYVAPEYACTGMLTEKSDVYSFGILIMEIITVRSPADYSKPQGEVNLIEWLKAMVDNRKSEELIDLNLLENPSSKALKLCSVGCS; encoded by the exons ATGGCAATAAGATTGCCGTTTTGGATGATGTCGTCAACGCTTTCAATTTATCATCCATGGAGGAAAAAGATCCCGAAAAAGGCTTCGGAAATCTTAAGGAAGAAGGGTATGGG GGGCAAATTGGTTTTTCGAAGACAATTCGCCGGAGGTGTAACGTTTCTAAGTTTTG TTTCAAAGAGGAAAGTCCAAAGCTCTGCTAGGGCTTTTGcccttctgcttcccatcaacgTCGCTCGTTCCTTGGTCTTCCCCTTCCACGATAGCTCGCTCTCTGATCTTCTCCTTGCGTCGTGGTCATTTTCTAATCCTTTCCATTCGCGGGATTGCTCGTTCTCCTCTGTGTCGTGCTTGTTCTCTGATCGTCGACACCGCAACACGCTGCCGCCGCCGCCGCTACACTCGGGTCCACCACTTCATTGTTTTCTGTCGCCTCTCTGTTCCTCTTCTTCACCAGCGACACTGATCTCTATCCTTCTCCCTCCACCTTTGCCTCTGCCACTTACTCCTTTAAG TTATGTTGCACCGGAGTATGCATGCACTGGAATGCTGACTGAGAAGAGTGATGTTTATAGCTTTGGGATACTTATTATGGAAATAATTACCGTAAGAAGTCCTGCTGATTATAGTAAACCCCAAGGAGAG GttaatttaattgagtggttGAAAGCTATGGTTGACAATAGAAAATCAGAGGAACTCATTGATCTGAACCTTCTTGAAAATCCATCTTCAAAGGCTCTTAAGCTTTGCTCTGTTGGTTGCTCTTAA
- the LOC112775810 gene encoding mediator of RNA polymerase II transcription subunit 32 encodes MDNVVDSLNNAYQDFIAAASTVLEAKESAGAQKTTATDVALENFKQKWELFRVACDQAEEFVESLKQRIGSECLVDEATGAGKPGQATMTGLPPISAVRLEQMSKAVRWLVIELQNGSGAAAANSSQSHASAPFDARFSEDSAP; translated from the coding sequence ATGGACAACGTGGTTGATTCTCTAAACAATGCCTATCAAGATTTTATTGCTGCTGCGTCGACTGTGCTTGAAGCCAAAGAAAGTGCAGGTGCCCAGAAAACAACAGCAACTGATGTTGCTCTAGAGAACTTCAAGCAGAAGTGGGAATTATTTAGGGTGGCATGTGATCAAGCCGAGGAGTTTGTGGAGTCTTTGAAGCAGAGGATAGGATCAGAGTGTCTGGTAGACGAGGCGACAGGTGCAGGAAAACCCGGACAAGCTACCATGACTGGTCTTCCTCCCATCAGCGCAGTTCGGCTGGAACAAATGAGTAAAGCGGTCCGGTGGCTAGTGATTGAATTGCAGAATGGATCTGGAGCCGCTGCTGCTAATTCATCCCAATCCCATGCCTCAGCTCCTTTTGATGCCAGGTTCTCTGAAGATTCTGCTCCATAG
- the LOC112777345 gene encoding extradiol ring-cleavage dioxygenase-like, with translation MALSLKETFYISHGSPMLAIHDSIEIRNVLKSWKNIYPQTPSAILIISAHWDTRVPSVNIVERNDTIHDFYGFPKPFYQIKYPAPGAPQLARKVRDLLQKSGFNAVEEDRRRGLDHGAWVPLMLMYPEASIPVCQLSVQSHKDGSHHYNMGKALSSLKDEGILIIGSGSAVHNLRELVRDGSSGVFPWAQEFDDWLKTTILQWRYLDANYV, from the exons ATGGCTTTGAGTTTGAAGGAAACTTTCTATATATCTCATGGATCACCCATGTTGGCCATTCATGATTCAATTGAGATAAGAAATGTGCTCAAATCATGGAAGAACATCTACCCTCAGACCCCCTCTGCCATTCTCATCATCTCTGCTCATTGGGACACTCGTGTTCCATCTGTCAACATTGTTGAGAGGAATGACACCATTCATGACTTTTATGGATTTCCTAAACCTTTCTACCAG ATTAAGTATCCAGCACCAGGAGCTCCGCAACTTGCAAGGAAGGTAAGAGATCTACTTCAAAAATCCGGCTTCAACGCGGTGGAAGAAGACAGAAGGAGGGGGCTAGATCATGGTGCTTGGGTTCCATTGATGTTGATGTACCCGGAAGCCAGCATTCCGGTTTGTCAGTTATCTGTTCAATCTCATAAGGATGGAAGTCATCACTATAACATGGGAAAAGCATTGTCCTCTCTTAAAGATGAAGGTATTCTTATAATTGGTTCTGGAAGTGCTGTTCATAATTTGAGAGAGTTAGTTAGAGATGGAAGCAGTGGTGTCTTTCCATGGGCTCAAGAATTTGATGATTGGTTGAAAACAACTATTCTTCAATGGAG GTATCTTGATGCAAATTATGTCTAG
- the LOC112778338 gene encoding protein FAR1-RELATED SEQUENCE 5-like, which translates to MDEDTNVEPMFDYHGFDEGYNIDSLEDIGMIEFWNIRDEDVCHFHFSDVNIAFEFYNRYARTKSFSARKNRTRKSHAGALKLKNFVCHREGFKPQNNYGIGNLKRKHTPETRCGCSAMMEIRVDAPSGRWFISYFSDKHNHPLLDPRLTGLLPGHRFMFEADIGHMVNMKKGGISVRQIYRALANQTGGYEYLSFMQRDMYNKIAKQRRQLPGDAYEALKYLEDQATNDPSLYFNHHMDADGTLRNLFWCDGLSRANYSLFGDVLAFDATYRKNKYMCPLVVFFGVNHHNQTIIFAAALICDEEKDTYRWLLQQLKVAMNGKAPVSVITDGDLSMKFTIEKEFPNAHHRLCAWHLIRNATSNIGKPLFTSMFKNCMLGDYEIDVFRQKWFEMVEGFGIENKNWVLDMHKKRHSWATAHIRGKFFAGFRTTSRCEGLNSIIAKYVNSRYNLVEFIQHFNPCVDHIRWKEVQADLASVNGRPSMQTCFQQLKRSAANVYTLSIFHMFQPILVRAASMKVINMRQTGSYVIYSVGLDRMPNEMWRVFCCDIEMEFNCLCMRMESFGIPCEHIVCVLVHEDIEELPRSLVLPRWTKTAKVGLQNAVGLHWDSLMLSQYSCLMDWFRQLANFACRDNERFIFTREMAMNLLKQFKEEDAAQKELVNDADSVRDGVQVDAFGAGLATNDLGYSMPRDPRKYRTKGGLHSLIKENIDVDSVSEGHGNDTFDNDSDDHMNIEDDSLVYDENASYNSNEVL; encoded by the exons ATGGATGAGGACACAAATGTGGAACCAATGTTTGATTATCACGGCTTCGATGAAGGGTATAACATTGACTCACTTGAAGACATTGGGATGATTGAATTTTGGAACATCAGGGATGAAGATGTATGTCATTTTCACTTTTCTGATGTCAACATTGCATTTGAGTTCTACAATAGATATGCAAGGACAAAAAGCTTTAGTGCTCGGAAGAACAGGACTAGGAAGAGTCATGCGGGCGCACTTAAGTTGAAGAATTTTGTATGTCATCGTGAAGGATTTAAACCACAAAATAATTATGGCATTGGAAACCTTAAGAGAAAACATACACCCGAGACAAGGTGTGGCTGCAGTGCAATGATGGAGATTCGTGTAGATGCACCTAGTGGTCGttggtttatttcttatttttctgaTAAACACAATCATCCGCTTCTGGATCCTCGGTTGACTGGATTGCTCCCTGGGCATAGATTCATGTTTGAGGCTGATATTGGCCACATGGTTAACATGAAAAAGGGTGGGATTAGTGTTAGGCAGATATATCGGGCATTAGCAAATCAGACAGGTGGCTACGAGTATCTCTCTTTCATGCAAAGGGACATGTACAATAAAATAGCAAAGCAGAGGCGCCAATTACCCGGTGATGCATATGAAGCTTTGAAGTATCTAGAAGATCAAGCAACAAATGACCCTTCTCTCTATTTTAATCATCACATGGATGCCGATGGAACTTTGCGTAATTTATTCTGGTGCGATGGTCTCAGTAGGGCAAACTACTCATTATTTGGCGATGTGCTGGCTTTTGATGCTACCTATAGGAAGAATAAATATATGTGTCCACTGGTGGTATTTTTTGGTGTCAATCATCACAATCAAACAATTATCTTTGCTGCTGCTTTAATTTGTGATGAGGAAAAAGACACATATAGGTGGTTGCTACAACAACTGAAGGTGGCAATGAATGGGAAAGCACCTGTTTCGGTGATCACGGATGGTGATCTATCAATGAAGTTCACCATTGAAAAAGAGTTTCCTAATGCACATCATAGATTATGTGCATGGCATCTGATTCGCAATGCAACAAGTAACATTGGCAAGCCCCTGTTTACCTCCATGTTTAAAAATTGTATGCTAGGTGActatgaaattgatgtatttcgTCAAAAGTGGTTTGAAATGGTTGAGGGATTTGGTATCGAAAACAAGAATTGGGTCCTAGATATGCataaaaagagacattcatggGCAACTGCACATATAAGAGGGAAGTTTTTTGCTGGTTTTCGGACTACTTCTCGGTGCGAGGGATTAAACTCGATCATTGCAAAGTATGTCAACTCAAGGTACAATCTTGTTgagttcattcaacactttaATCCTTGTGTCGACCATATAAGGTGGAAAGAGGTCCAGGCTGACCTCGCCTCTGTGAATGGGAGACCCAGTATGCAAACTTGTTTTCAACAGTTAAAGAGGAGTGCTGCCAATGTTTACACCCTATCAATATTTCATATGTTCCAACCAATCCTTGTACGGGCTGCATCAATGAAGGTAATAAATATGAGGCAAACTGGCTCTTATGTGATTTACTCTGTCGGTTTGGACCGAATGCCAAATGAGATGTGGCGTGTATTCTGTTGTGACATTGAGATGGAATTCAATTGTTTATGTATGAGAATGGAATCATTTGGCATACCTTGTGAACACATAGTTTGCGTCTTGGTGCATGAAGATATAGAGGAGTTACCAAGGTCATTAGTCTTGCCTCGGTGGACCAAGACTGCCAAAGTAGGTTTGCAAAATGCGGTCGGGCTTCATTGGGATTCTTTGATGCTAAGTCAATACAGTTGTTTGATGGATTGGTTTAGACAACTAGCCAACTTTGCTTGCCGAGATAACGAGAGATTTATCTTTACACGGGAAATGGCTATGAATTTGTTGAAACAATTTAAGGAGGAAGATGCTGCACAAAAAGAGTTGGTCAATGATGCAGATAGTGTAAGAGATGGTGTGCAAGTGGATGCTTTTGGAGCTGGGCTCGCAACCAATGATCTCGGATATAGCATGCCAAGGGACCCAAGAAAATATAGGACAAAAGGGGGGCTTCACAgtctaataaaagaaaacatcgaTGTGGACAGTGTG TCAGAAGGCCATGGAAATGACACATTTGATAATGACTCGGATGATCACATGAACATTGAAGATGACTCATTG GTATATGATGAGAATGCTTCGTACAATAGCAATGAAGTGTTGTAA